The Thermocrinis ruber genome has a window encoding:
- the metG gene encoding methionine--tRNA ligase yields the protein MKFYITTPIYYVNDLPHVGHAYTNISADTLARFYRLRGYRVFFLTGTDEHGLKIQRSAEERGISPQELVDQNSENFKKLWEFLGISYDHFIRTTDEGHKKLVQEVFTKCYEKGDIYLGEYEGWYCVGCEEFKPESELIEGNKCPIHLKPCEYIKEPSYFFRLSKYQSAIEELIENNPTFVLPSYRKNEVLSFVKQGLKDLSITRPRHRVQWGIPVPFDPDHTIYVWFDALFNYLSAVNDKMELWPPDLHLVGKDILRFHAIYWPAFLMSLGYALPRSIFAHGWWKVEGQKMSKSLGNVISPYELVKEYGLDEIRYFLLREVPFGQDGDISKSALRNRIVGELSNEIGNLFSRVLAMDLKYLGGKVEGDKDQEYINFCTEVIENYEKFMREVDFYHALEEVFRLSSFLNKYVDRKAPWSLEGKELADVLYTLTDGLFVIAYLLHPFMPFKTKLVFENMHIEVLPKEIKPYTFGSYSVKEKLILFPKPT from the coding sequence ATGAAGTTCTACATTACAACTCCAATATACTATGTGAATGATTTACCCCATGTGGGACACGCATACACCAACATCTCCGCAGACACTCTAGCACGCTTTTACAGGCTAAGAGGTTATAGGGTCTTTTTCCTCACGGGCACAGACGAGCATGGACTAAAGATTCAGCGTTCTGCGGAAGAGCGGGGCATATCTCCACAGGAGCTTGTGGATCAAAACTCGGAAAACTTCAAAAAGCTCTGGGAGTTTTTGGGCATAAGCTACGACCACTTTATAAGAACCACCGACGAAGGGCACAAAAAGCTCGTTCAGGAGGTTTTCACAAAGTGCTACGAGAAGGGAGACATATACCTTGGAGAGTACGAAGGTTGGTACTGTGTGGGTTGTGAGGAGTTCAAACCCGAAAGCGAATTAATTGAAGGAAACAAGTGTCCCATCCATCTTAAACCCTGCGAGTATATAAAGGAGCCCTCCTACTTTTTCAGGCTCAGCAAATATCAAAGTGCCATAGAAGAGCTCATTGAGAACAATCCCACCTTTGTCCTACCCTCCTACAGAAAGAACGAGGTCCTATCCTTTGTAAAACAGGGTCTGAAGGACCTTTCCATTACAAGACCCCGTCATAGGGTTCAGTGGGGCATACCGGTGCCCTTTGACCCAGACCATACCATCTATGTGTGGTTTGACGCCCTCTTTAACTATCTTTCTGCGGTTAATGATAAGATGGAACTTTGGCCTCCTGACCTGCACCTGGTGGGAAAGGACATCCTCAGGTTCCACGCCATCTATTGGCCTGCCTTTTTGATGTCTTTGGGTTATGCACTGCCCAGAAGCATTTTTGCCCACGGCTGGTGGAAGGTGGAAGGGCAGAAGATGTCCAAGTCTTTGGGAAATGTAATAAGTCCTTACGAGCTTGTGAAGGAGTATGGGCTGGATGAGATAAGGTATTTTCTCCTTAGGGAGGTTCCCTTTGGACAGGATGGGGATATATCCAAGTCTGCACTAAGGAACCGCATCGTGGGAGAGCTCTCCAACGAGATAGGAAACCTCTTTAGCCGGGTCCTTGCCATGGACCTAAAGTACTTGGGAGGCAAGGTGGAGGGAGACAAAGACCAAGAGTACATCAACTTTTGCACAGAGGTTATAGAAAACTACGAAAAGTTTATGAGGGAGGTAGATTTCTACCATGCCTTGGAGGAGGTTTTTAGGCTTTCTTCCTTCTTGAACAAGTATGTGGATCGCAAGGCACCTTGGAGCTTGGAAGGAAAGGAACTGGCAGATGTGCTGTACACCCTAACGGACGGGCTCTTTGTGATCGCCTACCTTCTTCATCCCTTTATGCCCTTCAAAACAAAGCTGGTTTTTGAAAATATGCACATTGAAGTGCTACCCAAGGAGATCAAACCCTACACCTTTGGCTCTTATTCTGTAAAGGAAAAGCTTATACTATTCCCTAAGCCCACATGA
- the thiO gene encoding glycine oxidase ThiO, which translates to MKVLVVGSGIVGLSTALYLALEGFEVKVITRNPEEATSWTAGGMLAPFSEGLEGDLFDFSYKSLKMYPDYVKLVEDVSKLKVDFWTDGIYRVVLEGEEELVKKAEDYKGKGYKVELLERPPYLSQRVSLLVHYLEEGWVDVENLMDALLRAMELLGVPIEIDEVVGVEQRGDRAEALKGLKSTYTADYYIFCTGAWAKELFDVPVYPIKGQALKVKAKPFEIVHYSTISYLIPRSRYMYIGATSEDVSFLGGNTVEGLASLCLNATKIAPSLAKGEILSTLYGFRPATPDGKPVFLLGENYALLSGHYRNGILFAPLTAHLMKSLLKDNEKSIYFESFSPKRF; encoded by the coding sequence ATGAAGGTTTTGGTTGTAGGCAGTGGCATCGTTGGACTAAGCACAGCCCTATACCTTGCCCTGGAGGGCTTTGAGGTTAAGGTGATCACAAGAAACCCAGAGGAAGCTACCTCTTGGACGGCGGGTGGCATGCTGGCACCCTTTTCGGAGGGCTTAGAGGGAGACCTCTTTGATTTTTCTTACAAAAGCTTAAAGATGTATCCGGACTATGTTAAGCTCGTGGAGGATGTTTCCAAGCTTAAGGTTGACTTTTGGACCGATGGCATATACAGAGTAGTCCTTGAGGGAGAGGAGGAGCTTGTAAAAAAAGCAGAGGATTACAAAGGCAAAGGCTACAAAGTGGAGCTTTTGGAAAGACCGCCATACCTTTCTCAAAGGGTTTCCCTTTTGGTGCATTACTTGGAAGAGGGGTGGGTGGATGTGGAGAATTTGATGGACGCCCTTTTGAGGGCTATGGAGCTTTTGGGCGTGCCCATAGAAATTGACGAGGTGGTTGGAGTTGAGCAAAGGGGAGATAGGGCGGAAGCTTTAAAGGGTCTTAAAAGCACCTACACCGCCGACTATTACATCTTTTGCACGGGGGCATGGGCTAAGGAGCTCTTTGATGTGCCCGTTTATCCCATAAAGGGACAAGCCCTAAAGGTAAAAGCCAAGCCCTTTGAAATAGTTCATTACTCCACCATTTCTTACCTGATCCCAAGGAGCAGGTACATGTACATAGGTGCTACCTCTGAGGATGTTAGCTTTTTGGGTGGAAACACGGTGGAGGGTTTGGCAAGCCTGTGCCTAAACGCCACCAAAATAGCCCCATCCCTTGCAAAGGGCGAGATCCTATCCACTCTATACGGCTTTAGACCCGCAACTCCCGACGGAAAGCCCGTGTTTTTGTTGGGAGAGAACTATGCCCTGCTTTCAGGTCATTACAGAAACGGCATACTTTTTGCCCCACTCACCGCCCATCTAATGAAAAGTCTTTTGAAGGATAACGAAAAATCCATCTACTTTGAAAGTTTTTCTCCAAAAAGGTTTTAA
- a CDS encoding polysaccharide deacetylase family protein, whose product MKVFMFHNVGEPPKNARLKSLYVKPEKFKRWLNLLNRLNFRFVKPQELEPTGKGVLLTFDDAYRDFLENAFPVIKALKAHAIVFVPAKLVGQFNRWDYRKVNAIKPIMNWEELSFLVKEGVEIGSHTLTHPFLTKIPPPEARREIEDSKKLLEDKLGVEVKSFCYPYGDHNREVVEMVKKAGYQYAFTTIKGTYAQSPSKWEIRRIYASGYWTTLRFLWECLK is encoded by the coding sequence ATGAAAGTCTTTATGTTTCACAATGTGGGAGAACCACCAAAGAATGCCCGGCTGAAATCCCTCTACGTTAAACCAGAAAAGTTCAAACGTTGGCTAAACCTCTTAAACAGACTTAACTTCAGGTTTGTTAAGCCTCAAGAGCTTGAACCTACGGGCAAAGGTGTGCTACTTACCTTTGACGACGCTTACAGGGACTTTTTGGAAAACGCCTTCCCGGTTATCAAAGCCCTAAAGGCTCACGCCATAGTCTTTGTGCCCGCCAAGTTGGTAGGGCAGTTCAACCGTTGGGACTACCGAAAGGTGAATGCGATAAAACCCATAATGAACTGGGAGGAGCTTTCCTTTCTCGTAAAGGAGGGCGTAGAGATTGGTTCGCATACCCTCACCCATCCCTTCTTGACAAAAATCCCTCCCCCAGAGGCACGCAGAGAGATAGAGGACTCAAAGAAGCTTTTGGAAGACAAGCTTGGCGTTGAGGTAAAGAGCTTTTGCTATCCATACGGAGACCACAACAGGGAAGTGGTAGAAATGGTAAAGAAGGCGGGTTATCAATATGCCTTTACTACCATAAAGGGAACCTATGCCCAAAGCCCAAGTAAGTGGGAAATCAGAAGAATTTATGCATCCGGCTATTGGACAACGCTTAGATTTTTATGGGAATGTTTAAAATAG
- a CDS encoding DEAD/DEAH box helicase yields MQIVYLLPESQFSINPPSGKAVFRREGETQKRSLELIPSQEIDPNIPYPLLNPLQTLFYHTYEKGNAVVSAPTSAGKSLLSYLFFKKFKGRKAYTAPTKALVYEKAVELRRFYKKVDVRTGDRVVENFKEVSGELVVCTYESLVQAFRNSARWVKELSAVVVDEVHQIKKRWVVEELLAYCLKEGIPILGLSATIPGVEELALWTSSQLLIKSQWRPVPLEKFYHSLREFMEVCEEDKVACKLWDALWKLSKPDEKTVLFVPQKRLGWKLLEIAAKEKVGIFNQTLPFEVDEERPPEIAFHNADVPKEEREAIEREFKEGNLRLLIATQTLAYGVNLPADRVLIMVRVFKNRKWMCIPDELDILQMEGRAGRLGLKEKGYSHLIIHGGSSSLVEDLIERTFSQGFKTAIQEEKNIDVLSFFILLGYLYEGFNYQRFLEKFYSFSQVPKRTIENVERFLRQRAYLERNSLTPKGLLCVRSGLPPTKLEEFLRRQYLSLPTLAVIRPLLYTKRFDTLYDFVEKGESFEEDDHYVRGMLVSCGQNCFEDNTHQFLFYTEGLTFKYPNLRHPPGEFSYLGTDALHLLKLMWELRKNGFLHGDDQKLLLIAHSVKFGLNENWASLAGVKGIGHLRANLLKRTLQREGLKPPALFEETAHLLEKLKPLKELMVEILITERKVEKPKAQEEVKKLFKILENNAKGRLIDDRILLMYGFLHFGVDVLRMKKEEIIKELGL; encoded by the coding sequence ATGCAAATCGTATACCTCCTGCCAGAGAGTCAGTTTAGCATAAACCCACCTTCTGGCAAGGCGGTTTTCCGAAGGGAAGGGGAAACCCAAAAGCGGAGCCTTGAGCTTATCCCATCGCAGGAGATAGACCCAAACATTCCCTATCCCCTTTTGAACCCCCTTCAGACCCTTTTTTATCACACCTACGAAAAGGGCAATGCGGTAGTCTCTGCACCCACCTCCGCAGGCAAGAGCTTGCTTTCTTATCTGTTCTTTAAAAAGTTCAAAGGAAGGAAAGCGTACACCGCGCCCACAAAGGCACTGGTCTATGAAAAGGCGGTGGAGTTAAGGAGGTTCTACAAGAAGGTGGATGTTAGGACAGGGGATCGGGTGGTGGAGAACTTCAAGGAAGTATCCGGTGAGCTGGTGGTATGCACCTACGAGAGCTTGGTTCAAGCCTTCAGGAACTCCGCCCGGTGGGTAAAGGAGCTCTCTGCGGTGGTTGTGGATGAGGTGCATCAAATAAAAAAGCGTTGGGTGGTGGAGGAGCTTTTGGCATACTGCCTAAAGGAGGGTATTCCCATTCTTGGGCTTTCCGCCACCATACCGGGTGTGGAGGAGCTCGCCCTTTGGACCTCTTCACAGCTTTTAATAAAAAGCCAGTGGAGACCAGTGCCCCTTGAGAAATTCTACCACTCATTGCGAGAATTTATGGAGGTTTGCGAGGAGGACAAAGTAGCCTGCAAACTTTGGGATGCCCTTTGGAAGCTTAGCAAGCCCGACGAGAAGACCGTACTCTTTGTACCTCAAAAAAGGCTGGGGTGGAAGCTCTTAGAAATTGCCGCCAAGGAAAAGGTGGGCATCTTTAACCAAACACTGCCCTTTGAGGTGGATGAAGAAAGACCTCCAGAGATTGCCTTTCATAACGCGGATGTACCAAAGGAGGAGAGGGAAGCCATTGAAAGGGAGTTCAAAGAAGGGAACCTCCGACTTCTCATAGCCACACAGACCTTAGCCTATGGGGTAAATTTGCCCGCAGACAGGGTGCTTATAATGGTAAGGGTCTTTAAAAACAGAAAGTGGATGTGCATACCCGATGAGCTGGACATTTTACAGATGGAAGGCAGGGCAGGAAGGTTAGGACTAAAGGAGAAGGGTTATTCCCATCTCATCATTCATGGTGGCAGTTCAAGCCTTGTGGAGGACCTCATAGAAAGGACCTTCTCTCAGGGTTTTAAGACAGCCATTCAGGAGGAAAAAAACATAGATGTGCTGAGCTTTTTTATCCTACTTGGCTATCTTTACGAAGGTTTTAACTACCAAAGGTTTTTGGAAAAGTTCTACTCCTTCAGTCAAGTGCCGAAGAGGACAATAGAGAATGTAGAAAGATTTCTCAGGCAAAGGGCATACCTTGAGAGAAATTCCCTAACACCCAAAGGGCTATTGTGTGTAAGAAGCGGGCTACCTCCCACCAAGCTGGAGGAGTTCTTGCGTAGGCAATATCTCAGCCTTCCCACTCTGGCGGTTATAAGACCTTTACTTTACACCAAACGCTTTGATACGCTTTACGACTTTGTGGAAAAGGGAGAGAGTTTTGAAGAGGATGATCACTACGTTAGGGGCATGCTGGTAAGCTGTGGTCAAAACTGCTTTGAGGACAACACCCATCAGTTTCTCTTTTATACGGAGGGTCTTACCTTTAAGTATCCCAACCTGCGCCATCCACCGGGGGAGTTTTCCTACCTTGGCACAGATGCATTGCACCTTTTAAAGCTTATGTGGGAGTTAAGAAAAAACGGCTTTTTGCATGGTGATGACCAAAAACTTCTTTTGATTGCCCACTCGGTAAAGTTTGGACTGAACGAAAATTGGGCCAGTCTGGCGGGAGTGAAAGGCATAGGACATCTCAGGGCAAACCTACTAAAACGCACACTACAGCGGGAAGGCTTGAAACCTCCCGCCCTCTTTGAAGAAACCGCCCATCTTTTAGAAAAGCTAAAGCCCTTAAAAGAACTAATGGTGGAGATCCTTATAACAGAAAGAAAAGTAGAAAAACCAAAGGCACAGGAGGAGGTCAAAAAACTCTTTAAAATCCTTGAAAACAACGCAAAGGGCAGGCTTATAGACGATAGGATACTCTTAATGTACGGCTTTTTGCACTTTGGAGTGGATGTTCTGAGGATGAAGAAGGAGGAAATCATAAAGGAGCTTGGTTTATAA
- a CDS encoding AAA family ATPase, producing MIVVLIGLSGSGKSFVANILHREFGFEWIRSDQIRKEMAGIEPTQKVKVGFSEGIYSEEWTRRVYERMLDLAEEKLKEGKNVVLDATFLRAWQREKVKERFPSAVFIWVIAKEEEIIKRLSSRQDISDAGVETYLRQKEIFEPPEGVPTLDTSENEHKVKEKLKELLNL from the coding sequence GTGATCGTGGTTCTTATTGGTCTATCGGGCAGTGGTAAATCCTTTGTGGCAAATATCCTCCACAGGGAGTTTGGCTTTGAGTGGATCAGAAGCGACCAAATAAGAAAGGAAATGGCAGGTATTGAACCTACCCAAAAAGTAAAGGTGGGCTTTTCGGAGGGCATATACTCCGAAGAATGGACAAGGAGGGTCTATGAGAGGATGCTTGATTTGGCGGAAGAAAAGCTAAAGGAGGGCAAAAACGTAGTTTTGGATGCAACTTTTTTGAGGGCTTGGCAGAGAGAGAAGGTAAAGGAACGGTTCCCTTCTGCGGTTTTTATCTGGGTGATTGCCAAAGAGGAAGAGATCATAAAAAGGCTCTCCTCAAGGCAGGATATATCGGACGCGGGAGTAGAAACTTACCTACGCCAGAAGGAGATTTTTGAACCGCCGGAGGGAGTTCCCACCTTAGACACCTCAGAGAACGAACACAAGGTTAAGGAGAAGCTGAAAGAACTCCTAAATTTATAG
- a CDS encoding serine/threonine protein kinase: MSLYKEGDILLGMYRVIDLIGVGNFGEVYKVEVLKGRYAGQIVALKVARDKTMLPYLWKEAQTHILFNHPHILTMQSYLYKKDRGELFLIYEFMDVGNLKHYVAKHGPLEEGEALKVIFQVAKGLEFLHNRGYIHGDIKPDNIFGKRVMKSILWKLGDFSLLRVRGYSGIIDIKGTVGYIAPEVFKNQIHRSSDIFSLGCVLYFTLTGKSPFDAEDEQEKLRRNKLVIYTMPEGISPKVQTLLGLMLEKDHEKRFKTAKELINYMLAQRLL, translated from the coding sequence ATGAGCCTTTATAAAGAAGGAGACATCTTGCTGGGAATGTATAGGGTCATAGACTTGATCGGCGTAGGAAACTTTGGAGAGGTCTATAAGGTGGAGGTGCTAAAGGGAAGATATGCAGGGCAAATTGTGGCGCTGAAGGTGGCAAGGGACAAAACTATGCTACCCTACCTTTGGAAGGAAGCCCAAACCCACATACTCTTTAACCATCCCCATATCCTAACCATGCAGAGCTACCTTTATAAAAAGGACAGAGGAGAGCTCTTTTTGATCTACGAGTTTATGGACGTTGGGAATCTTAAGCATTACGTTGCAAAGCATGGTCCCCTTGAGGAAGGAGAAGCCCTTAAGGTAATATTCCAAGTTGCCAAAGGCTTGGAGTTTCTACACAACAGAGGCTACATACACGGAGACATAAAGCCCGACAACATCTTTGGCAAAAGGGTCATGAAGAGCATCCTTTGGAAGCTTGGAGATTTCAGCCTACTTAGGGTAAGAGGATACTCGGGTATAATAGACATAAAGGGAACGGTGGGATACATAGCACCGGAGGTTTTCAAAAATCAAATTCACAGGAGCAGTGATATATTCTCCTTGGGATGCGTTCTTTACTTTACCCTTACGGGCAAATCTCCCTTTGACGCAGAGGATGAGCAAGAGAAGTTGAGAAGGAACAAGCTGGTTATATACACTATGCCGGAGGGAATATCCCCAAAAGTCCAGACGTTGTTAGGGCTTATGCTTGAAAAGGACCACGAAAAGAGGTTCAAAACCGCCAAGGAACTCATAAACTATATGCTTGCACAGAGGCTATTATGA
- a CDS encoding S41 family peptidase, protein MGIPFLLIILLAYLSYAQEQCSKEETLNKLREYIMRYHLWKNKFSELPQWKDESEAIAFLRSKGDKWTTITKLEEDRTWYSEAKLFGLGIRWNDEGVIVKVFEGSPAEKAGLKKGDIIYSINGETDKSKWSSAIRNTPANTPVKLEIIRNGFFESLEVQKGYFTINPIEEKRIINLGDKKIGYVHLVNFTNPTIREFRQTMEEFEREGIDGLIIDLSNNSGGLIGVAKALADMLLGGEGVMFYLETSSGGLSVYEFKSEKAFKKPIFVIVNKNTASAAELLASLLKRYAKAFVAGERTVGKYVGSNMYPLNDCGLVLRLVTFAMKLPDGTLVVGEKGMEPDCPAEGGNLEKALECFKSAINLGVLSASP, encoded by the coding sequence ATGGGCATTCCTTTCTTACTGATCATCTTACTGGCTTACCTTTCTTATGCCCAAGAACAATGTTCAAAAGAGGAAACCTTAAACAAGCTAAGGGAGTATATCATGCGGTATCACCTCTGGAAGAATAAGTTTTCGGAACTTCCACAGTGGAAGGATGAATCGGAAGCCATAGCTTTTTTGCGCTCAAAAGGAGACAAGTGGACCACCATAACAAAGCTTGAGGAGGACAGAACTTGGTATTCAGAAGCAAAGCTCTTTGGATTGGGTATTAGGTGGAACGACGAGGGGGTAATCGTAAAGGTCTTTGAAGGTTCGCCCGCAGAAAAGGCAGGGTTAAAAAAAGGAGACATCATCTACTCAATAAACGGGGAGACGGATAAAAGTAAGTGGAGCTCTGCTATAAGAAACACACCTGCCAACACACCGGTAAAGCTTGAGATCATACGCAACGGATTCTTTGAAAGCCTTGAGGTGCAAAAGGGATACTTTACCATAAATCCTATTGAAGAAAAAAGGATTATAAACTTAGGAGACAAAAAAATAGGCTACGTTCATCTTGTGAATTTTACAAACCCAACGATAAGGGAATTTAGACAAACTATGGAAGAATTTGAAAGGGAAGGAATAGATGGGCTGATCATAGACCTTAGCAACAACAGCGGAGGTTTAATAGGTGTTGCAAAGGCTCTTGCGGATATGCTTTTGGGTGGGGAGGGAGTGATGTTTTACCTGGAGACATCCTCAGGGGGTCTCAGTGTTTATGAGTTCAAGTCAGAAAAAGCCTTTAAAAAGCCTATATTTGTAATAGTGAACAAAAATACAGCCTCCGCTGCGGAGCTTTTGGCGAGCCTTCTAAAAAGGTACGCAAAGGCATTCGTAGCTGGCGAGAGAACTGTGGGCAAGTATGTGGGTAGCAATATGTACCCCTTGAACGACTGTGGTTTAGTCCTCAGGCTCGTTACTTTTGCTATGAAGCTTCCTGATGGCACTTTGGTAGTTGGAGAAAAAGGTATGGAACCAGACTGTCCTGCAGAAGGTGGCAATTTGGAAAAGGCTCTGGAGTGCTTTAAGAGTGCTATAAATTTAGGAGTTCTTTCAGCTTCTCCTTAA
- the trpS gene encoding tryptophan--tRNA ligase — MRVLSGMRPTGKLHLGHYFGVIKNWIELQKNHETYYMIADWHALTTSYKNPEQIKENIEQVMIDWIALGLDPNKSVLFIQSHVKEELELFLIFSMITPKSWLEWNPTYKDMKYNLLKIADLELSFKGGIRDLVKEFLAKLPYKVEDFEALEETLLDTISETFVRTVFDGILEPEILSKLNVSKRDFYDTDTYGFLGYPVLQAVDILIYKAEAVPVGEDQLPHIELTREIARRFNQLYGEVFPEPKALLTETPRLLGTDGRKMSKSYNNAIYFADSKEEVQQKVMKFFTDPQKLRKGDPGRPHLCPVFSYHKIFTNPEQTKQIEADCKSGALGCVDCKRLMFEGLNAFLEPIRERRAQVEGSLKELKDIFLEGSEKARQTAKQTLEEVREKMKL, encoded by the coding sequence ATGCGAGTTTTAAGCGGTATGAGACCAACGGGAAAGCTCCATCTGGGACATTACTTTGGCGTAATAAAAAACTGGATAGAACTCCAAAAGAACCACGAAACCTATTACATGATCGCAGACTGGCACGCATTGACCACCAGCTACAAAAACCCCGAGCAGATAAAGGAGAACATTGAGCAGGTAATGATAGACTGGATCGCCTTGGGCTTAGACCCAAACAAGAGCGTGCTCTTTATCCAATCCCATGTAAAGGAGGAGCTGGAGCTCTTTTTGATTTTTTCTATGATCACGCCAAAAAGTTGGCTTGAGTGGAACCCCACCTACAAGGATATGAAGTACAACCTTTTAAAGATCGCCGACTTAGAGCTCAGCTTTAAGGGAGGGATAAGGGATCTGGTAAAAGAGTTTTTGGCTAAGCTACCCTACAAGGTGGAGGACTTTGAAGCCTTGGAGGAGACCCTTTTGGACACCATCTCGGAAACCTTTGTAAGGACTGTCTTTGATGGAATACTTGAACCGGAGATACTAAGTAAGCTAAATGTGTCAAAGAGGGACTTTTACGATACAGACACCTACGGCTTTTTGGGCTATCCTGTTTTGCAGGCGGTGGATATACTCATCTACAAGGCGGAGGCGGTGCCCGTGGGAGAGGACCAACTGCCTCACATAGAGCTTACCCGTGAGATCGCCAGAAGGTTCAACCAGCTCTACGGAGAGGTCTTTCCAGAACCCAAGGCACTGCTAACGGAAACACCCCGGCTTTTGGGAACGGATGGCAGAAAGATGAGCAAGTCATACAACAACGCCATATACTTTGCGGACAGCAAAGAGGAGGTTCAGCAAAAGGTGATGAAGTTCTTTACAGACCCCCAAAAGCTCAGAAAAGGAGACCCCGGCAGACCTCACCTTTGCCCCGTCTTCTCCTACCATAAGATCTTCACCAATCCAGAGCAAACAAAACAGATAGAGGCAGACTGCAAAAGTGGTGCCCTTGGATGCGTAGATTGTAAAAGGCTAATGTTTGAGGGCTTGAACGCCTTTTTGGAGCCCATAAGGGAAAGGAGGGCACAGGTGGAGGGTTCCCTAAAGGAGCTCAAAGACATATTCTTGGAAGGCTCCGAGAAGGCAAGGCAGACCGCAAAACAAACCTTGGAGGAAGTTAGGGAGAAGATGAAATTGTGA
- a CDS encoding histidine phosphatase family protein — MKKLIFLVRHAQSEFNEKGIFQGRLDSDLTPLGFVQARLCAEALKDKGIELVITSPQRRAYKTAQTISDVLEVPLKVDERIREMSFGDFEGKHFWSLVEEYRETFTNWLRDPVSHPLPTQEDMGEFEKRVGGFLEDLKKLPHQKVCVVAHGGTLHAIVCLTTGITLNNLWNIHMDNTGISLLEFDGKGFHLRLLNSLCHL, encoded by the coding sequence ATGAAAAAGCTCATCTTTCTCGTAAGGCACGCCCAGAGCGAATTTAACGAAAAGGGAATATTTCAGGGAAGGCTTGACAGCGACCTAACTCCCTTAGGCTTTGTCCAAGCGCGCCTTTGTGCAGAAGCACTCAAAGACAAAGGCATAGAGCTTGTGATCACATCACCCCAAAGGAGGGCATACAAAACCGCCCAAACCATAAGCGATGTTTTGGAAGTTCCCCTAAAGGTAGATGAAAGGATCAGGGAGATGTCCTTTGGAGACTTTGAAGGCAAACACTTTTGGAGTTTAGTGGAGGAGTATAGGGAAACCTTTACCAACTGGTTGAGGGACCCAGTAAGCCATCCTTTACCCACCCAGGAGGATATGGGGGAGTTTGAAAAGAGGGTGGGCGGTTTTTTGGAGGACTTAAAGAAACTGCCACATCAAAAGGTATGCGTAGTAGCCCACGGGGGCACTCTGCACGCCATTGTGTGTTTGACTACTGGAATAACTCTAAACAACCTATGGAACATTCACATGGACAACACAGGCATAAGCCTGTTGGAGTTTGACGGTAAAGGCTTTCATCTTAGGCTCTTAAACAGCCTATGCCATCTATGA
- a CDS encoding MTH1187 family thiamine-binding protein has product MSILVFVSMTPLGKGESVSQYVARVVDVVDKSGLPYVLTPMGTIIEGESWDEVMDVLKKGFEELKKDCPRISITMKIDYREGKSNRLVSKVKSVEEKLGREVKKL; this is encoded by the coding sequence ATGAGTATCCTTGTCTTTGTAAGCATGACACCTTTGGGCAAAGGTGAAAGCGTAAGCCAGTATGTGGCAAGGGTGGTGGATGTGGTGGACAAATCTGGGCTACCCTACGTGCTAACACCCATGGGCACCATCATTGAGGGGGAAAGCTGGGATGAGGTAATGGATGTCCTCAAAAAGGGCTTTGAAGAGCTAAAAAAGGACTGCCCAAGGATCTCCATAACCATGAAGATAGATTACAGAGAGGGCAAATCTAACAGGCTCGTATCCAAGGTCAAATCGGTGGAGGAAAAGCTGGGAAGGGAAGTAAAGAAGTTGTGA
- a CDS encoding DsbC family protein, producing the protein MKALLSLLVLFGFLFAQDLYQEFVKEQVRQIPLKKAIVFGRGKAKLITFMNPDCGHCRKEWQELKKVPDKVKVYIFLIPFRGHEESRAKADYIACSKEPIKALDEVFSGKFDGKPPKVPRCPLVDEHIRLAESLNVGGTPYNIILKDYKVIEGYNPELLKIMGVKK; encoded by the coding sequence ATGAAAGCGTTGTTGTCTTTACTTGTGCTCTTTGGTTTTCTCTTTGCCCAAGACCTCTATCAGGAGTTTGTGAAAGAGCAGGTAAGGCAGATTCCACTTAAAAAAGCCATAGTCTTTGGTAGAGGAAAGGCAAAGCTCATCACCTTTATGAACCCAGATTGTGGGCATTGCAGGAAAGAGTGGCAGGAGCTAAAGAAGGTGCCAGACAAAGTGAAGGTTTATATATTTCTAATACCCTTCAGAGGGCACGAAGAGAGCAGGGCAAAGGCAGACTACATAGCCTGCTCAAAGGAGCCCATAAAAGCCTTAGATGAAGTGTTCTCCGGCAAGTTTGATGGAAAACCACCCAAGGTGCCAAGATGCCCCCTTGTGGATGAGCACATAAGGCTGGCAGAGTCTCTCAATGTGGGCGGAACGCCTTATAACATAATACTAAAAGACTACAAAGTTATTGAGGGCTACAATCCAGAGCTTTTAAAGATTATGGGTGTTAAAAAGTGA